From Lagenorhynchus albirostris chromosome 15, mLagAlb1.1, whole genome shotgun sequence, one genomic window encodes:
- the TGFB1I1 gene encoding transforming growth factor beta-1-induced transcript 1 protein isoform X1 — MEDLDALLSDLETTTSHMPRSGALKERPPEPLTSPLTQMGSGESSGASGDKDHLYSTVCKPRSPKPAAPAAPPFSSSCGVLGTGLCELDRLLQELNATQFNITDEIMSQFPSSKETAGEQKEDQSEDKKRPSLPPSPSPVLPKPSATSATLELDRLMASLSDFRVQNHLPASGPTQPPVPSSVNEGSSSPPGPAGKGSLDTMLGLLQSDLSRRGVPTQAKGLCGSCNKPIAGQVVTALGRAWHPEHFVCGGCSTALGGSSFFEKDGAPFCPECYFERFSTRCGLCNQPIRHKMVTALGTHWHPEHFCCVSCGEPFGDEGFHEREGRPYCRRDFLQLFAPRCQGCQGPILDNYISALSALWHPDCFVCRECFAPFSGGSFFEHEGRPLCENHFHARRGSLCATCGLPVTGRCVSALGRRFHPDHFTCTFCLRPLTKGSFQERAGKPYCQPCFLKLFG, encoded by the exons ATGGAGGACCTGG ATGCCCTGCTCTCTGACCTGGAGACCACAACCTCTCACATGCCAAGGTCAGGGGCTCTAAAAGAGCGGCCCCCAGAGCCCCTCACGTCTCCTCTGACACAG ATGGGGTCCGGGGAATCTTCAGGAGCCTCTGGGGACAAGGATCATCTGTACAG CACGGTATGCAAGCCTCGGTCCCCGAAGCCTGCggcccctgcagcccctccaTTCTCCTCTTCCTGTGGTGTCTTGGGCACGGGTCTCTGTGAGCTAGACCGGTTGCTTCAGGAACTTAACGCTACTCAGTTCAACATCACAG ATGAAATAATGTCTCAGTTCCCATCTAGCAAGGAGACTGCAGGAGAGCAGAAGGAGGACCAATCTGAGGACAAGAAAAGGCCCAGCCT CCCTCCCAGTCCATCCCCTGTTCTCCCAAAGCCTTCGGCCACCTCAGCCACCCTGGAGCTAGATAGGCTGATGGCCTCACTCTCTGACTTCCGTGTCCAGAATCAT CTTCCGGCCTCTGGGCCAACCCAGCCACCAGTGCCAAGCTCCGTGAATGAGGGCTCCTCCTCCCCACCAGGGCCTGCTGGCAAAGGCAGCCTAGACACCATGCTGGGGCTGCTTCAGTCTGACCTCAGCCGCCGAGGTGTTCCCACCCAAGCTAAGGGCCTCTGTGGCTCCTGCAATAAACCCATTGCTGGGCAA GTGGTGACGGCGCTCGGCCGTGCTTGGCACCCTGAGCACTTCGTTTGCGGTGGCTGTTCCACAGCCCTGGGAGGCAGCAGCTTCTTCGAGAAGGATGGAGCTCCCTTCTGTCCCGAGTGCTACTTCGAGCGCTTCTCCACACGATGCGGCCTCTGCAATCAACCCATCCGACAC AAGATGGTTACTGCCTTGGGCACCCACTGGCACCCGGAGCATTTCTGCTGCGTCAGTTGCGGGGAGCCCTTCGGAGATGAGG GTTTCCACGAGCGGGAGGGCCGCCCCTACTGCCGCCGAGACTTCCTGCAGCTCTTCGCCCCGCGCTGCCAGGGCTGCCAAGGCCCCATTCTGGATAACTACATCTCGGCGCTCAGCGCACTCTGGCACCCAGACTGTTTTGTCTGCAGG GAATGCTTCGCGCCCTTCTCGGGAGGCAGCTTTTTTGAGCACGAGGGCCGTCCGCTGTGCGAGAATCATTTCCACGCGCGGCGCGGGTCGCTGTGCGCCACGTGTGGCCTCCCGGTGACCGGCCGATGCGTGTCGGCCCTGGGCCGCCGCTTCCATCCGGACCACTTCACCTGCACCTTCTGCCTGCGCCCGCTAACCAAGGGCTCCTTCCAGGAGCGCGCGGGCAAGCCCTACTGCCAGCCCTGCTTCCTCAAGCTCTTCGGCTGA
- the TGFB1I1 gene encoding transforming growth factor beta-1-induced transcript 1 protein isoform X2, with protein sequence MPRSGALKERPPEPLTSPLTQMGSGESSGASGDKDHLYSTVCKPRSPKPAAPAAPPFSSSCGVLGTGLCELDRLLQELNATQFNITDEIMSQFPSSKETAGEQKEDQSEDKKRPSLPPSPSPVLPKPSATSATLELDRLMASLSDFRVQNHLPASGPTQPPVPSSVNEGSSSPPGPAGKGSLDTMLGLLQSDLSRRGVPTQAKGLCGSCNKPIAGQVVTALGRAWHPEHFVCGGCSTALGGSSFFEKDGAPFCPECYFERFSTRCGLCNQPIRHKMVTALGTHWHPEHFCCVSCGEPFGDEGFHEREGRPYCRRDFLQLFAPRCQGCQGPILDNYISALSALWHPDCFVCRECFAPFSGGSFFEHEGRPLCENHFHARRGSLCATCGLPVTGRCVSALGRRFHPDHFTCTFCLRPLTKGSFQERAGKPYCQPCFLKLFG encoded by the exons ATGCCAAGGTCAGGGGCTCTAAAAGAGCGGCCCCCAGAGCCCCTCACGTCTCCTCTGACACAG ATGGGGTCCGGGGAATCTTCAGGAGCCTCTGGGGACAAGGATCATCTGTACAG CACGGTATGCAAGCCTCGGTCCCCGAAGCCTGCggcccctgcagcccctccaTTCTCCTCTTCCTGTGGTGTCTTGGGCACGGGTCTCTGTGAGCTAGACCGGTTGCTTCAGGAACTTAACGCTACTCAGTTCAACATCACAG ATGAAATAATGTCTCAGTTCCCATCTAGCAAGGAGACTGCAGGAGAGCAGAAGGAGGACCAATCTGAGGACAAGAAAAGGCCCAGCCT CCCTCCCAGTCCATCCCCTGTTCTCCCAAAGCCTTCGGCCACCTCAGCCACCCTGGAGCTAGATAGGCTGATGGCCTCACTCTCTGACTTCCGTGTCCAGAATCAT CTTCCGGCCTCTGGGCCAACCCAGCCACCAGTGCCAAGCTCCGTGAATGAGGGCTCCTCCTCCCCACCAGGGCCTGCTGGCAAAGGCAGCCTAGACACCATGCTGGGGCTGCTTCAGTCTGACCTCAGCCGCCGAGGTGTTCCCACCCAAGCTAAGGGCCTCTGTGGCTCCTGCAATAAACCCATTGCTGGGCAA GTGGTGACGGCGCTCGGCCGTGCTTGGCACCCTGAGCACTTCGTTTGCGGTGGCTGTTCCACAGCCCTGGGAGGCAGCAGCTTCTTCGAGAAGGATGGAGCTCCCTTCTGTCCCGAGTGCTACTTCGAGCGCTTCTCCACACGATGCGGCCTCTGCAATCAACCCATCCGACAC AAGATGGTTACTGCCTTGGGCACCCACTGGCACCCGGAGCATTTCTGCTGCGTCAGTTGCGGGGAGCCCTTCGGAGATGAGG GTTTCCACGAGCGGGAGGGCCGCCCCTACTGCCGCCGAGACTTCCTGCAGCTCTTCGCCCCGCGCTGCCAGGGCTGCCAAGGCCCCATTCTGGATAACTACATCTCGGCGCTCAGCGCACTCTGGCACCCAGACTGTTTTGTCTGCAGG GAATGCTTCGCGCCCTTCTCGGGAGGCAGCTTTTTTGAGCACGAGGGCCGTCCGCTGTGCGAGAATCATTTCCACGCGCGGCGCGGGTCGCTGTGCGCCACGTGTGGCCTCCCGGTGACCGGCCGATGCGTGTCGGCCCTGGGCCGCCGCTTCCATCCGGACCACTTCACCTGCACCTTCTGCCTGCGCCCGCTAACCAAGGGCTCCTTCCAGGAGCGCGCGGGCAAGCCCTACTGCCAGCCCTGCTTCCTCAAGCTCTTCGGCTGA
- the SLC5A2 gene encoding sodium/glucose cotransporter 2 isoform X1 produces the protein MEEHTEAGSAPGLGEQRALIDNPADILVIAAYFLLVIGVGLWSMCRTNRGTVGGYFLAGRSMAWWPVGASLFASNIGSGHFVGLAGTGAASGLAVAGFEWNALFVVLLLGWLFVPVYLTAGVITMPQYLRKRFGGRRIRLYLSVLSLFLYIFTKISVDMFSGAVFIQQALGWNIYASVIALLVITMIYTVTGGLAALMYTDTVQTFVILAGAFVLMGYAFHEVGGYSGLFDKYLGAMTSLTVSEDPAVGNISSSCYLPRPDSYHLLRDPVTGDLPWPALLLGLTIVSSWYWCSDQVIVQRCLAGKNLTHIKAGCILCGYLKLMPMFLMVMPGMISRILYPDEVACVVPEVCKRVCGTEVGCSNIAYPRLVVKLMPNGLRGLMLAVMLAALMSSLASIFNSSSTLFTMDIYTRLRPRAGDRELLLVGRLWVVFIVAVSVAWLPVVQAAQGGQLFDYIQSVSSYLAPPVSAVFVLALFVPRVNEKGAFWGLIGGLLMGLARLVPEFSFGSGSCVRPSACPALLCRVHYLYFAIVLFVCSGLLTLVVSLCTPPIPRKHLHRLVFSLRYSKEEREDLDAEELEGPTSAPVQNGRPEHAVEMEGKALPGGELGRGSWRSRLTVRLQFLPEPLSPAPGLFRQCLLWFCGMSRAGAGSPPRPTQEEMAAAARRLEDISEDPSWARVVNLNALLMMAVATFLWGFYA, from the exons ATGGAGGAACACACAGAGGCAGGCTCAGCACCAGGGCTGGGGGAACAGAGGGCGCTAATTGACAACCCTGCCGACATCCTGGTCATTGCGGCTTATTTCCTGCTGGTCATTGGTGTCGGCTTGTGG TCCATGTGCAGAACCAACAGAGGCACCGTTGGCGGCTACTTCCTGGCGGGACGAAGCATGGCGTGGTGGCCG GTCGGGGCCTCTCTCTTCGCCAGCAACATCGGCAGTGGCCATTTCGTGGGCCTGGCAGGGACGGGCGCGGCAAGTGGCCTGGCTGTGGCTGGATTTGAGTGGAAT GCGCTGTTCGTGGTGCTGCTACTTGGCTGGCTCTTCGTGCCCGTGTACCTGACCGCGGGCGTCATTACGATGCCGCAGTACCTGCGCAAGCGCTTTGGCGGCCGTCGAATCCGCCTCTACTTGTCCGTGCTCTCGCTTTTTCTGTACATCTTCACCAAGATTTCG GTGGATATGTTCTCCGGGGCAGTATTCATTCAACAGGCTCTGGGCTGGAATATCTATGCCTCCGTCATCGCGCTTCTGGTCATCACCATGATCTACACTGTGACAG GAGGGCTGGCAGCGCTGATGTACACGGATACGGTGCAGACCTTCGTCATTCTCGCGGGGGCCTTCGTCCTCATGGGTTACG CCTTCCACGAGGTGGGCGGGTATTCGGGGCTTTTCGACAAATACCTGGGGGCAATGACGTCCCTGACGGTGTCCGAGGATCCGGCGGTGGGCAACATCTCCAGCTCCTGCTATCTACCCCGGCCCGACTCCTACCATCTGCTCCGGGACCCTGTGACGGGGGACCTGCCGTGGCCTGCGCTGCTTCTGGGGCTTACCATTGTCTCAAGCTGGTACTGGTGCAGCGACCAG GTCATAGTGCAGCGCTGTCTGGCTGGGAAAAACCTGACCCACATCAAGGCGGGCTGCATCCTGTGCGGCTACTTGAAGCTGATGCCCATGTTCCTCATGGTCATGCCGGGCATGATCAGCCGCATTCTTTACCCGG ACGAGGTGGCGTGCGTGGTGCCAGAGGTGTGTAAGCGCGTGTGTGGCACCGAGGTGGGGTGCTCCAACATCGCCTACCCGCGGCTCGTCGTGAAGCTCATGCCCAACG GTCTGCGCGGACTCATGCTGGCGGTCATGCTGGCCGCGCTCATGTCCTCGCTGGCCTCGATCTTTAACAGCAGCAGCACGCTTTTCACCATGGACATCTACACGCGCCTGCGGCCCCGCGCGGGCGACCGCGAGTTGCTGCTAGTAGGACG GCTCTGGGTGGTGTTCATCGTGGCCGTGTCGGTGGCCTGGCTTCCCGTGGTACAGGCGGCGCAGGGCGGGCAGCTCTTTGATTACATCCAGTCGGTCTCCAGCTACCTGGCGCCGCCGGTGTCGGCCGTCTTCGTGCTGGCGCTCTTCGTGCCCCGCGTCAATGAGAAG GGCGCCTTCTGGGGGCTGATCGGGGGCCTGCTGATGGGTCTGGCACGCCTGGTTCCCGAGTTCTCCTTTGGCTCGGGCAGCTGCGTGCGCCCCTCGGCGTGCCCCGCACTTCTCTGCCGCGTGCACTACCTCTACTTCGCCATCGTGCTCTTCGTCTGCTCCGGCCTCCTCACCCTCGTGGTCTCGCTGTGCACACCACCCATCCCGCGCAAGCAC CTCCACCGCCTGGTTTTCAGTCTCCGGTACAGCAAGGAGGAGCGTGAGGACCTGGATGCTGAGGAGCTAGAAGGTCCAACCTCAGCCCCTGTACAGAACGGGCGCCCTGAGCACGCGGTGGAGATGGAGGGTAAGGCACTGCCCGGGGGGGAGTTGGGGCGGGGGAGCTGGCGGAGCAGACTAACTGTACGGCTGCAATTTCTCCCAGAGCCCCTGTCCCCAGCACCAGGCCTGTTCCGCCAGTGCCTGCTCTGGTTCTGTGGAatgagcagggctggggcaggcagTCCCCCACGCCCTACCCAGGAGGAGATGGCTGCCGCAGCCAGGCGACTGGAGGACATCAGTGAGGACCCAAGCTGGGCCCGAGTCGTCAACCTCAATGCCCTGCTCATGATGGCCGTGGCCACGTTCCTCTGGGGCTTTTATGCCTGA
- the SLC5A2 gene encoding sodium/glucose cotransporter 2 isoform X2: protein MEEHTEAGSAPGLGEQRALIDNPADILVIAAYFLLVIGVGLWSMCRTNRGTVGGYFLAGRSMAWWPVGASLFASNIGSGHFVGLAGTGAASGLAVAGFEWNALFVVLLLGWLFVPVYLTAGVITMPQYLRKRFGGRRIRLYLSVLSLFLYIFTKISVDMFSGAVFIQQALGWNIYASVIALLVITMIYTVTGGLAALMYTDTVQTFVILAGAFVLMGYAFHEVGGYSGLFDKYLGAMTSLTVSEDPAVGNISSSCYLPRPDSYHLLRDPVTGDLPWPALLLGLTIVSSWYWCSDQVIVQRCLAGKNLTHIKAGCILCGYLKLMPMFLMVMPGMISRILYPDEVACVVPEVCKRVCGTEVGCSNIAYPRLVVKLMPNGLRGLMLAVMLAALMSSLASIFNSSSTLFTMDIYTRLRPRAGDRELLLVGRLWVVFIVAVSVAWLPVVQAAQGGQLFDYIQSVSSYLAPPVSAVFVLALFVPRVNEKGAFWGLIGGLLMGLARLVPEFSFGSGSCVRPSACPALLCRVHYLYFAIVLFVCSGLLTLVVSLCTPPIPRKHLHRLVFSLRYSKEEREDLDAEELEGPTSAPVQNGRPEHAVEMEEPLSPAPGLFRQCLLWFCGMSRAGAGSPPRPTQEEMAAAARRLEDISEDPSWARVVNLNALLMMAVATFLWGFYA, encoded by the exons ATGGAGGAACACACAGAGGCAGGCTCAGCACCAGGGCTGGGGGAACAGAGGGCGCTAATTGACAACCCTGCCGACATCCTGGTCATTGCGGCTTATTTCCTGCTGGTCATTGGTGTCGGCTTGTGG TCCATGTGCAGAACCAACAGAGGCACCGTTGGCGGCTACTTCCTGGCGGGACGAAGCATGGCGTGGTGGCCG GTCGGGGCCTCTCTCTTCGCCAGCAACATCGGCAGTGGCCATTTCGTGGGCCTGGCAGGGACGGGCGCGGCAAGTGGCCTGGCTGTGGCTGGATTTGAGTGGAAT GCGCTGTTCGTGGTGCTGCTACTTGGCTGGCTCTTCGTGCCCGTGTACCTGACCGCGGGCGTCATTACGATGCCGCAGTACCTGCGCAAGCGCTTTGGCGGCCGTCGAATCCGCCTCTACTTGTCCGTGCTCTCGCTTTTTCTGTACATCTTCACCAAGATTTCG GTGGATATGTTCTCCGGGGCAGTATTCATTCAACAGGCTCTGGGCTGGAATATCTATGCCTCCGTCATCGCGCTTCTGGTCATCACCATGATCTACACTGTGACAG GAGGGCTGGCAGCGCTGATGTACACGGATACGGTGCAGACCTTCGTCATTCTCGCGGGGGCCTTCGTCCTCATGGGTTACG CCTTCCACGAGGTGGGCGGGTATTCGGGGCTTTTCGACAAATACCTGGGGGCAATGACGTCCCTGACGGTGTCCGAGGATCCGGCGGTGGGCAACATCTCCAGCTCCTGCTATCTACCCCGGCCCGACTCCTACCATCTGCTCCGGGACCCTGTGACGGGGGACCTGCCGTGGCCTGCGCTGCTTCTGGGGCTTACCATTGTCTCAAGCTGGTACTGGTGCAGCGACCAG GTCATAGTGCAGCGCTGTCTGGCTGGGAAAAACCTGACCCACATCAAGGCGGGCTGCATCCTGTGCGGCTACTTGAAGCTGATGCCCATGTTCCTCATGGTCATGCCGGGCATGATCAGCCGCATTCTTTACCCGG ACGAGGTGGCGTGCGTGGTGCCAGAGGTGTGTAAGCGCGTGTGTGGCACCGAGGTGGGGTGCTCCAACATCGCCTACCCGCGGCTCGTCGTGAAGCTCATGCCCAACG GTCTGCGCGGACTCATGCTGGCGGTCATGCTGGCCGCGCTCATGTCCTCGCTGGCCTCGATCTTTAACAGCAGCAGCACGCTTTTCACCATGGACATCTACACGCGCCTGCGGCCCCGCGCGGGCGACCGCGAGTTGCTGCTAGTAGGACG GCTCTGGGTGGTGTTCATCGTGGCCGTGTCGGTGGCCTGGCTTCCCGTGGTACAGGCGGCGCAGGGCGGGCAGCTCTTTGATTACATCCAGTCGGTCTCCAGCTACCTGGCGCCGCCGGTGTCGGCCGTCTTCGTGCTGGCGCTCTTCGTGCCCCGCGTCAATGAGAAG GGCGCCTTCTGGGGGCTGATCGGGGGCCTGCTGATGGGTCTGGCACGCCTGGTTCCCGAGTTCTCCTTTGGCTCGGGCAGCTGCGTGCGCCCCTCGGCGTGCCCCGCACTTCTCTGCCGCGTGCACTACCTCTACTTCGCCATCGTGCTCTTCGTCTGCTCCGGCCTCCTCACCCTCGTGGTCTCGCTGTGCACACCACCCATCCCGCGCAAGCAC CTCCACCGCCTGGTTTTCAGTCTCCGGTACAGCAAGGAGGAGCGTGAGGACCTGGATGCTGAGGAGCTAGAAGGTCCAACCTCAGCCCCTGTACAGAACGGGCGCCCTGAGCACGCGGTGGAGATGGAGG AGCCCCTGTCCCCAGCACCAGGCCTGTTCCGCCAGTGCCTGCTCTGGTTCTGTGGAatgagcagggctggggcaggcagTCCCCCACGCCCTACCCAGGAGGAGATGGCTGCCGCAGCCAGGCGACTGGAGGACATCAGTGAGGACCCAAGCTGGGCCCGAGTCGTCAACCTCAATGCCCTGCTCATGATGGCCGTGGCCACGTTCCTCTGGGGCTTTTATGCCTGA